The genomic window CGCGCAGGCCTTCCACATGCCGACGATGCCGGTGCCGCCTCCGGTGGGGTAGATCATCCAGTCCGGCCATTCCCAGCCGAGCTGCTCGGCGATCTCGTAGGCCATCGTCTTCTTGCCCTCGACGCGGTAGGGCTCCTTCAGCGTCGAGACGTCGTACCACCCGTGCGCGGCGCCGGTTGCCGCCGCCACCCGTCCCGCGTCGGTGATGAGGCCGTCAACCAGCGTTACCTCGGCGCCGTAGAGCTCGCATTCGCGAATGAACGGCGTCTTGACGTCGCGCGGCATGAAGACCTTGGCCGCCATGCCCGCGCGGGCCGCGTACGCCGCGGCGGCGTTGGCGGCGTTACCGGCGGATGGGACGGAAACCGTGGTTGCCCCGAGTCGCCGCGCGGCGGTGACGGCCGCGGACAAGCCGCGGGCCTTGAAGGAGTTAGTCGGGTTGGCGGACTCGTCCTTGACGTAGAGACGGTCCATCCCGACCGTGGCGCCGAGGCGGCGTGCGTGCGCGAGCGGCGTGAAACCCTCGCCGAGCGTCACCGGCCCGTCGGCGTCGGCCGCGGGCAGCACCTCCCGATAACGCCACATCGTCGGCGGGCGATCCTGCAGCGAGTCGCGTGTCCAGCGTCGGGCGAGGGTGTCGAGCGCGTACCGCGCGAGCAGCGGCGCGCCGCAGGCGCACAGGTGCTGGACGCTTTGCGGATCCATGGGTCCCGCGCCGCAGGGGGCCGAGCATTCGAGATGGGAGAGAGTCGACATGGGCGGAGCGGACGGCGGCGGACAACTGCCCGAACGCGTTGGTCTCGGCCGGCGGCGGCTAGCGGTCCAGCAACTCCGCGTCCTTCGCCCGCTGCAGGTCGTCGATCTTGCGGACGTGATCGTCCGTGAGCTTCTGGATGTCGTCGAGGGCGCGCCGTTCGTCGTCCTCGGAGAGCTCGTGATTCCTCAGCAGCCGCTTGAGGGCGTCGTTCGTGTCCCGCCGCACCTGCCGCACGCTGGTCCGACCCTCCTCGGCCAGCTTGTGCACGAGTCGCGACATTTCCTTGCGGCGCTCGTCGGTCAGGGTCGGTACGGGAACCCGGACGATCTTTCCGTCGTTGCTCGGGTTGAGGCCGAGATTGGCATTCCGGATCGCGTTCTCGATGGCCGTTATCTGGGAAGGATCGAACGGCGCCGCAACGATGAGCGTCGATTCGGGAACGGACAGGCTGGCCACCTGGTTCAGCGGCATCAGGGCGCCGTAGGCCTCCACGCGGACGCTGTCGAGAAGGTTGACGGAGGCCCGTCCGGTGCGTACGCCCGCCAACTCCCGGCGTACGTGCTCCACGGCGCCGTCCATTCGTCGCTCGGCATCGGCGTGGGCTGCTTCAGGATCGGTCACGGTCATGATGTGGCTACCTCCGAACGATCGCCGGGCAACGAGGCGGTTACCAGCGATCCCACTGGCTCTCCGAGGACGGCACGCCGGATGTTGCCCGACGTACGCAGGTTGAAGACCACGATCGGCATGCCGTTGTCCATGCACAGCGAGATCGCCGTGGCATCCATCACCTTCAGGCCCTGCTCGATCACCTGCCGGTGCGAAATACGGTCGAGACGGGTGGCGGTCGGATCGGTCATCGGATCGGACGTGAAGATGCCGTCGACCTTCGTTCCCTTGAGCAGGATATCGGCGCGGATCTCCATCGCGCGCAGGGCCGCTGCCGTGTCGGTGGTGAAGTACGGGTTTCCGGTCCCCGCGGCGAACAGCACGATGCGACCCTTCTCGAGATGGCGCACCGCACGCCGCCGCACGTAGGGCTCGGCAACCTCGCGCATCTCTATTGCCGTGACGACTCGCGTCGAGGCGCCGTTCCTTTCCAGGGCGTCCGAGAGCGCGAGCGCGTTCATGACCGTGGCGAGCATGCCCATGTAGTCCGCGGTGGCGCGATCCATGCCGCGGGCGCTCGCGGCCAGGCCGCGAAAGATGTTGCCGCCGCCGATCACGATGGCGAGCTCGACGTCGAGGGCCCGGACCGCTGCGATCTCGCGCGCCAGCCGATCGGCGACGACCGAATCGATGCCGAAGGACTTCTCTCCGACGAGCGCCTCGCCCGACAGCTTGAGGAGGACACGCCGACAGGCTCGTCCGGTCATCGAGAAACAGGCCGGCGCGGTGTCTTGAACGGGACTGTCCGGAGACGAGGCGCGGCCGGCTGCGATTATAGCGCAGCGTCCATCGCCCGCCGTCGTGAGGCGCTACCCGGGAATCGTCGCCGCCGGCTCCGATTGCCGCCCAACCGGGCCCGACCGACGGTCTGCGCCGCTTCCGCGGCGCCGACTCTTAGGAGTCTGCGCCGCAGAACGCAGCGAAGCGAAGTGCTGTGGCGCAGACTCATGGAGCGGGGGGGATGGGCCGAAACGCCGAGCCTGCGAGGCGTTTCGGGGCGCTAGGAAGCGGTCTCGCCAACCTTGAACCGTGCGAAGCGGGCGACCGTGATGTTCTCGCCGAGCTTGGCGATCGCCGCGGTGATCATCGTGCCGATGGTCGTCTTCGGATCACGGATCGAAGGCTGGTCGGTCAACACGACCTGTTCGTAGTAGCTGTTGAGCTTGCCTTCGACGATCTTGTCGACGATCGCCGGCGGCTTGTTCGAGTTCTCGAACTGCGCCCGGTAGATGGAGCGTTCCCGCTCCAGGTCGGCGGCGGGCACCTCTTCGCGGCTCGCGTACTGCGGGTCGGCGGCTGCGATGTGCATGGCGATTTCGCGCACGAGCTTCTGGAAGTCGTCGGTGCGCGCCACGAAGTCGGACTCGCAGTTGACTTCCACGATGACGCCGACCTGTCCGCCCTGGTGGATGTAGTGCCCGACGAGTCCCTGCGACGTCGTACGGCCCGCGCGCTTGGCTGCCTTCGCCTGGCCTCGGGTCCGCAGAATGGTCACCGCCTGATCGATGTCGCCGCCGGCTTCGCCCAGTGCCGCCTTGCACTCCATGAAGCCAACGCCGGTTCGGTCACGTAGTTCCTTGACTTGCGCCGCACTGATTGCCATGACGTCGATCTTTCGCGTTGGAGGGAAGGCCCGCCGCGGTATCGGTGCGGCGGGACCGGAACATGTCTGTCAGACGGACGCCGGAGCGGGCGAAGCCACTGTGGTGGCCGCGGGAGCGGCTTGCGGCGCGCCGGCGTCGGCATTCGTGTCTTCCGCGGCTTCCTTGAGGCCCCGGCCGTTGATGACCGCGTCGGCGATTCGTGTCACGAACAGCCGAATCGCGCGCAGCGCATCGTCGTTGCCGGGGATTACGTAGTCGACGTCATCGGGATCGCAGTTCGTATCGACGAGGCCGATGACCGGGATTCTCAGCTTTCGCGCCTCGTCGACGGCAATCTTCTCGCGGCGGGTGTCGATGACGAACACGGCGTCCGGAAGACGCGACATCTTTCGGATACCGTCCAGGTTGCGGTGAAGCTTCCGCTTCTCCTTCTCGAGGCGCGCCACTTCCTTCTTCGAGAGGCTGTCGTGGCGGCCGTCCTCGGCCATCGCCTCGAGCTCGCGGAGGCGATCCAGACTTCGCTGGATCGTGGAGAAGTTCGTCAGCAGGCCGCCGAGCCAGCGCTCGTTCACGAAGTACATGCCGCAACGCTGGGCTTCCTCGACGACCAGATCCTGCGCCTGCCGCTTCGTGCCAACGAAGAGAATGGTGCGGTTCTCCGACGCGAGCTGCGTGACGAAGTCTTCCGCCACTCGCATGCACTGGGCCGTCTTGCCCAGGTCGATAAGGTAGATCCCGTTGCGCTGGCCGAAGATGTACTTCTTCATCTTGGGGTTCCAGCGCTTCGTCTGGTGGCCGAAATGAACTCCGGCTTCCAGCAGTTCCTGCATCGTCAACGGCGTCAAGCTGCCTCCATCCGGTGCGCCTGCTATCGCGGCGACCGTTCCGGTTCCTACCGCTTGCTGAACTGGAATCGCTTGCGTGCGCCAGCCAGTCCGTACTTCTTGCGTTCCTTGCCGCGCGGGTCCCGCGTCAGCATGCCGGCCTTCTTCAGCGGCGCCCGCAACTCGGGGTCCGCCTCGACGAGCGCGCGCGCGATTCCGAGACGCAACGCACCGGCCTGGCCGGAGATGCCTCCGCCGGCCGCGGTCGCGAAGATGTCGTACTTGGCGGTCGATTCCGTCAGCACGAGAGGCTCGGTGATCCTCGTCCGGAGCGACGCCGTCGGGAAACGATCTTCCAGCGATACGGTATTCACGGTAAAGGCGCCTGCGCCGGGGCGGAGAAAAACTCGCGCAGTCGAGGTCTTGCGCCGTCCGGTTGCGTAGTGGGCAGGTTCTGCGCTCACGATACCTCGCAGGCGGCCGGCTTCTGGGCCGCGTGGGGATGCTCGGGCCCGGCGTACACCTTCAGCTTGCGGTACATCGCCTTCCCCAGCTTCGTCTTCGGCAACATGCCGCGCACGGCGGATTCGACCAGTCGTTCCGGATGGTGGCGGCGAACGGTTCCGGCCCGTTCGCTGCGCAACCCGCCGAGGTAGCCGCTGTGCGCGTGGTACAGCTTGCGGGTCTCCTTGCGTCCGGTCATGCGCACACGCGCCGCGTTGACGATGACGACGTGATCGCCCATATCGAGATAAGGCGCGTACTGCGGGCGGTGCTTGCCTTGCAGGAGGCGCGCGGCGACGGTGGCGATCCGCCCGAGAACTCTCGAGTCGGCGTCGATCACGTGCCAAGCGCGCACGATGTCTTTTCGGCTGGGAGCGTAGGTCGACACGTTTTCACACCAAACCTGGTCGGTACATCCGCAAATCCTACAGAGCGCGCAGAGCTCGTGTCAAGGCGCCGGGGTCGGCGCGGAGCGCCGGGCGCGGTTGGCGCGATCCTTGCTTGAGGAAGTCCACCGTGGCGGGATCCATGGGCTTCGTCTCCGGCCTCCTGCGGCGGCCGACGCCGCTGGTCGGCATCGACATCGGCTCGAGTGCCGTGAAGGCGGTCGAACTGACCGCGGCGGCCGGCCGCCGGATCCACGCAACGGCCGGCATGCGTGCCGTGCCCGCGGGCAGCATCGTCAAGGGGGAGATCGTGAACCGGGCAGCCGTCGCCGAAGCGGTTCGCGGGCTGTTGGGCGCCGCAGACATCCGCGGTCGCGATGTGGCCCTGTCGTTGCCGGGGGGCGCGGTCATCGCCAGAGAAATCGCCATGCCGCGAATGAGCCGGGCAGAGCTCGCGGGTTCGATCGCCTGGGAGGCCGAAAGGCACATTCCGTTCGAGCTCTGCGACGTAAACCTGGATTACCAGGTGGTCGACCGCGCCGGCGACACCGAGCGGCGGCCGCCGATGGTCGTGCTGCTGGTGGCGGCCAAGAAGACGACGATCGCCGAATACGCCGCCGTGGTCACCGAGGCCGGATGCGTGCCGGCGGTCGTGGACGTGGCAGCGTTCGCTCTCCAGAACGCCTGTGCGTTGCAGGGAGGATTCGAACGCGGCGGGGTGGCTGCCCTGCTCAACTGCGGGGCGAGCACGATCAACGTCAACATCGTCGAGGCCGGCCGGTCCGTCTTCACCCGCGAAATCGCCGCCGGTGGAAACGCCTGCACCGAGGCGCTC from Acidobacteriota bacterium includes these protein-coding regions:
- a CDS encoding ribosome recycling factor, producing MTVTDPEAAHADAERRMDGAVEHVRRELAGVRTGRASVNLLDSVRVEAYGALMPLNQVASLSVPESTLIVAAPFDPSQITAIENAIRNANLGLNPSNDGKIVRVPVPTLTDERRKEMSRLVHKLAEEGRTSVRQVRRDTNDALKRLLRNHELSEDDERRALDDIQKLTDDHVRKIDDLQRAKDAELLDR
- the rpsI gene encoding 30S ribosomal protein S9, translating into MSAEPAHYATGRRKTSTARVFLRPGAGAFTVNTVSLEDRFPTASLRTRITEPLVLTESTAKYDIFATAAGGGISGQAGALRLGIARALVEADPELRAPLKKAGMLTRDPRGKERKKYGLAGARKRFQFSKR
- a CDS encoding threonine synthase, producing MSTLSHLECSAPCGAGPMDPQSVQHLCACGAPLLARYALDTLARRWTRDSLQDRPPTMWRYREVLPAADADGPVTLGEGFTPLAHARRLGATVGMDRLYVKDESANPTNSFKARGLSAAVTAARRLGATTVSVPSAGNAANAAAAYAARAGMAAKVFMPRDVKTPFIRECELYGAEVTLVDGLITDAGRVAAATGAAHGWYDVSTLKEPYRVEGKKTMAYEIAEQLGWEWPDWMIYPTGGGTGIVGMWKACAELEALGWMPAGARRPRMVSVQAAGCAPIVRAFHAREERATPWEDARTSADGLRVPRAIGDFLILRALRESGGAAVAVSDSEMIAAMREIGATEGISAAPEGGATLVALRALLADGTISPADRVVLFNTGGALKYLDLLGI
- the pilM gene encoding type IV pilus assembly protein PilM; amino-acid sequence: MAGSMGFVSGLLRRPTPLVGIDIGSSAVKAVELTAAAGRRIHATAGMRAVPAGSIVKGEIVNRAAVAEAVRGLLGAADIRGRDVALSLPGGAVIAREIAMPRMSRAELAGSIAWEAERHIPFELCDVNLDYQVVDRAGDTERRPPMVVLLVAAKKTTIAEYAAVVTEAGCVPAVVDVAAFALQNACALQGGFERGGVAALLNCGASTINVNIVEAGRSVFTREIAAGGNACTEALRRNGDLSFDEAERVKKGLSSRGAGREDAEPVLREATEHLLLEVEKTFDFFAASRTAGRIDRILLSGGASQGAGFASAMAGRFDVPLERFDPFRKTQVVGRQIGWRDPADVAAAAGVAAGLALRRTGDR
- the rpsB gene encoding 30S ribosomal protein S2 → MTPLTMQELLEAGVHFGHQTKRWNPKMKKYIFGQRNGIYLIDLGKTAQCMRVAEDFVTQLASENRTILFVGTKRQAQDLVVEEAQRCGMYFVNERWLGGLLTNFSTIQRSLDRLRELEAMAEDGRHDSLSKKEVARLEKEKRKLHRNLDGIRKMSRLPDAVFVIDTRREKIAVDEARKLRIPVIGLVDTNCDPDDVDYVIPGNDDALRAIRLFVTRIADAVINGRGLKEAAEDTNADAGAPQAAPAATTVASPAPASV
- the rplM gene encoding 50S ribosomal protein L13, which produces MSTYAPSRKDIVRAWHVIDADSRVLGRIATVAARLLQGKHRPQYAPYLDMGDHVVIVNAARVRMTGRKETRKLYHAHSGYLGGLRSERAGTVRRHHPERLVESAVRGMLPKTKLGKAMYRKLKVYAGPEHPHAAQKPAACEVS
- the tsf gene encoding translation elongation factor Ts — protein: MAISAAQVKELRDRTGVGFMECKAALGEAGGDIDQAVTILRTRGQAKAAKRAGRTTSQGLVGHYIHQGGQVGVIVEVNCESDFVARTDDFQKLVREIAMHIAAADPQYASREEVPAADLERERSIYRAQFENSNKPPAIVDKIVEGKLNSYYEQVVLTDQPSIRDPKTTIGTMITAAIAKLGENITVARFARFKVGETAS
- a CDS encoding UMP kinase — translated: MTGRACRRVLLKLSGEALVGEKSFGIDSVVADRLAREIAAVRALDVELAIVIGGGNIFRGLAASARGMDRATADYMGMLATVMNALALSDALERNGASTRVVTAIEMREVAEPYVRRRAVRHLEKGRIVLFAAGTGNPYFTTDTAAALRAMEIRADILLKGTKVDGIFTSDPMTDPTATRLDRISHRQVIEQGLKVMDATAISLCMDNGMPIVVFNLRTSGNIRRAVLGEPVGSLVTASLPGDRSEVATS